From Desulfobacterales bacterium, the proteins below share one genomic window:
- the rsmG gene encoding 16S rRNA (guanine(527)-N(7))-methyltransferase RsmG — protein sequence MRLLDGFVKELLNANQTTNLTAITDPEEIAESLILDSIIPGKYLFDKKQILDLGTGAGFPGIPLKIVFQELNLTLIDARRKKVNFLKYVIRQLGLEDISARQIRAEELAGEGGRFDAVITRAVADLAHLIQLAFPLLKKDGVLVAMKGSNYQAEIDALLADASVSISKEKYPADKLKIDIETYRLPVSKINRSIIFVRF from the coding sequence TTGCGTTTACTTGATGGTTTTGTCAAAGAGCTTCTAAATGCCAATCAAACCACAAACCTTACCGCCATTACCGATCCGGAAGAAATTGCTGAAAGCTTGATACTGGATTCCATTATCCCCGGAAAATATCTGTTCGATAAAAAACAAATACTTGATCTGGGCACAGGGGCCGGTTTTCCGGGAATTCCCTTAAAAATTGTTTTTCAGGAATTGAATTTGACCCTGATTGATGCCAGGCGCAAGAAAGTCAATTTTTTAAAATATGTGATCCGGCAGCTGGGGCTTGAGGACATTTCTGCCCGGCAGATTCGGGCCGAGGAACTGGCCGGGGAAGGGGGGCGGTTTGACGCGGTTATTACAAGGGCGGTAGCCGATTTGGCGCATTTAATCCAACTGGCTTTTCCGCTGCTTAAAAAAGATGGGGTTCTTGTTGCCATGAAGGGCAGCAACTATCAGGCGGAGATTGATGCGCTGTTGGCGGATGCTTCTGTGAGTATCAGCAAAGAAAAATATCCGGCCGATAAATTAAAAATTGATATTGAAACCTATCGCCTGCCGGTTTCGAAAATTAATCGATCGATTATTTTTGTTCGGTTTTGA
- a CDS encoding type II toxin-antitoxin system Phd/YefM family antitoxin: protein MEKINIHTAKTQLSRLIAEKREVIIARYGQPVAKLVPIKQAKQDRKPGSAKGKIRMRDNFFDPLPDDMLDEFYT, encoded by the coding sequence ATGGAAAAAATCAATATCCACACCGCCAAAACTCAGCTTTCCCGGTTGATTGCTGAGAAGCGGGAAGTAATTATTGCCCGCTATGGACAGCCTGTAGCCAAGCTGGTCCCCATAAAACAGGCGAAACAGGATCGCAAACCGGGCAGTGCCAAAGGCAAAATCCGGATGCGGGACAATTTTTTTGATCCGTTGCCGGATGATATGCTGGATGAATTTTACACGTAA
- a CDS encoding type II toxin-antitoxin system VapC family toxin — MYLLDTHVLIWWLTADKRLSPKAADVVRSRKNLLYWSTASSWEMSIKYAIGRLELDEPLEFLIPTELAKNQIEIMPIENEQAILAGQLPLYHKDPFDRMLIAQAQLESMGIITDDSKFKLYDVDIYW, encoded by the coding sequence TTGTATTTACTCGATACCCATGTGCTCATATGGTGGCTGACTGCTGACAAACGCCTTTCTCCAAAAGCTGCCGACGTCGTCCGAAGCCGCAAAAACCTTCTTTATTGGAGCACGGCAAGCTCCTGGGAAATGTCGATTAAATATGCGATTGGAAGGCTCGAACTTGATGAACCATTAGAATTTTTAATACCAACCGAGCTTGCAAAAAATCAAATAGAAATAATGCCCATAGAAAACGAACAGGCAATTTTGGCGGGTCAGCTGCCCTTATATCACAAGGACCCTTTTGACCGGATGCTGATTGCCCAGGCACAGCTTGAGTCCATGGGAATCATCACCGATGATTCAAAGTTTAAATTATATGATGTAGATATTTATTGGTAA
- a CDS encoding SNF2-related protein, translating into MAKPASQKNRNKKRKQKQKTYRQQSSHQAKKEKGEFYFEGALYYIDLGNYEKAESFLKKAIKRDPDNQSALVELVRLGQTLQKENLIREGFLQLYERNLLENIPAYNEGLLWLCHHLTFFEELSKAKEILEYLHARQATLKVDQRKRFMKELKDTLAFCNARLEFERKQEPSRQQSPPAPHKQQTKAAASANTFAKGKSSRPKEKTAAPDKATNPSEAAAGIPEKPNAPANTATAAKKQEPPEVPITLEIGEDGISQSFAKATPASRQHYDLVMEAIQLRFKETFDHLLCLNTIEGIDSLTYQEETARKVLKTFRGRALLADEVGMGKTIEACMVLKEYIMRKMIRNALILTPTPLVSQWQEELRSKFGLDFVSTDDPDFRSAGDAFRQQPYIVASINIAKSKKNFATVAERDWDMVIADEAHHFKNKTTLNWKLLNSLKKRFLLMLTATPVENNLMELYNLITLLKPGQLKTESEFKSEFMTKGDATDPRNRTRLKGLLDQVMIRNTRAVANIQIPPRFAETARTEPAAAETELYARITELVRDINAANGSRRRMTLQHLLAEAGSSPAAVEKTLSDLAGKKELSEWQTDEIPAIRNLTRSMGDTGKNKMVLQLIESADEKIIVFVKYRATLDHLSDVFSWHNIGHSLFHGQMPNARKDREIEKFRNENKVLLTTELGGEGRNLQFCRRMINYDLPWNPMRIEQRIGRIHRIGQTREVLIYNLCAAGTLEDYILDILDRKINMFEMVVGEIDMIMGRMRGDQDFTDMVYDIWISEASEEDRKAAFDKLGSRIKRYKTGYEKTKSLDEKLFGENYEA; encoded by the coding sequence ATGGCCAAACCCGCTTCACAGAAAAACCGCAATAAAAAAAGAAAACAGAAACAAAAAACCTACCGCCAGCAGTCATCCCACCAGGCAAAAAAAGAAAAAGGGGAATTCTATTTTGAAGGCGCCCTTTATTACATCGATCTGGGCAATTACGAAAAGGCCGAAAGCTTTTTGAAAAAGGCTATCAAGCGTGATCCTGACAACCAGAGCGCGCTTGTGGAACTGGTCCGGCTGGGGCAAACCCTCCAGAAAGAAAATCTGATCAGAGAGGGTTTTCTGCAGCTTTATGAGAGAAATCTGCTTGAAAACATCCCCGCCTACAATGAAGGGCTCTTGTGGCTGTGTCACCACTTGACGTTTTTTGAGGAACTTTCAAAGGCAAAGGAAATCCTCGAATACCTTCATGCCAGACAGGCCACTCTGAAAGTCGACCAACGCAAAAGATTCATGAAAGAGTTGAAGGACACGCTTGCCTTTTGCAACGCAAGGCTTGAATTTGAAAGGAAACAGGAGCCGTCCCGGCAGCAATCACCACCAGCGCCTCACAAACAGCAGACCAAGGCAGCCGCTTCCGCCAACACTTTTGCAAAGGGCAAAAGCAGCCGCCCCAAGGAAAAAACAGCCGCACCAGACAAAGCAACAAATCCTTCCGAAGCAGCGGCAGGCATACCGGAAAAACCCAATGCGCCGGCAAACACCGCCACTGCAGCCAAAAAACAAGAGCCGCCTGAAGTCCCCATCACTCTGGAAATCGGGGAAGACGGCATTTCCCAATCATTCGCCAAAGCCACCCCGGCCTCCAGACAGCACTATGATCTGGTCATGGAAGCCATACAGCTCCGGTTCAAGGAAACCTTTGATCACCTGCTGTGCCTCAATACCATAGAAGGGATTGACTCCCTAACCTATCAGGAAGAAACCGCGCGCAAGGTTTTGAAAACATTCCGGGGCCGGGCGCTTCTGGCCGACGAAGTCGGCATGGGCAAGACCATAGAGGCCTGCATGGTATTAAAGGAATATATCATGCGCAAAATGATCCGAAACGCCCTGATCCTCACCCCTACCCCGCTTGTCAGCCAGTGGCAGGAAGAACTCCGTTCCAAGTTCGGCCTGGACTTTGTCTCCACAGACGATCCGGATTTCCGAAGTGCAGGCGATGCCTTCCGGCAGCAGCCGTATATTGTGGCCTCAATCAATATCGCCAAATCCAAAAAAAATTTCGCCACGGTTGCCGAACGCGACTGGGACATGGTCATCGCAGACGAGGCCCATCATTTTAAAAACAAAACCACCCTGAACTGGAAACTCCTAAATTCCCTGAAAAAACGCTTCCTGCTCATGCTAACGGCCACCCCGGTGGAAAACAACCTCATGGAGCTCTACAACCTGATCACGCTGCTCAAGCCCGGCCAGCTCAAAACCGAATCCGAGTTCAAATCGGAGTTCATGACCAAAGGCGATGCCACGGACCCGAGAAACCGGACCCGCTTGAAAGGCCTTCTCGACCAGGTCATGATCCGCAACACCCGGGCCGTGGCCAATATCCAGATCCCGCCCCGGTTTGCCGAAACCGCCCGCACGGAACCGGCGGCTGCGGAAACCGAGCTCTACGCGCGCATCACGGAACTGGTCCGGGATATCAATGCCGCCAACGGCAGCCGGCGGCGCATGACATTGCAGCACCTGCTGGCCGAAGCCGGCTCATCGCCGGCGGCCGTGGAAAAAACATTGTCCGACCTGGCCGGCAAAAAAGAGCTTTCAGAATGGCAGACCGATGAAATCCCTGCCATCCGCAACCTGACCCGGTCCATGGGCGATACGGGCAAAAACAAAATGGTGCTGCAACTGATCGAATCAGCGGATGAAAAAATCATCGTCTTTGTTAAATACCGCGCCACCCTGGACCATCTGTCGGATGTCTTTTCCTGGCACAATATCGGCCACAGCCTGTTTCACGGCCAGATGCCCAACGCCCGGAAAGACCGGGAAATCGAAAAATTCAGAAACGAAAACAAGGTGCTGCTCACCACGGAACTCGGCGGCGAAGGCCGAAATCTCCAATTCTGCCGCCGGATGATCAATTACGACCTGCCGTGGAACCCCATGCGCATTGAACAGCGCATCGGCCGCATCCACCGCATCGGCCAGACCCGGGAGGTGCTGATCTACAACCTTTGCGCCGCCGGCACCCTGGAAGATTACATCCTGGATATCCTGGACCGCAAGATCAACATGTTTGAAATGGTGGTCGGCGAAATCGACATGATCATGGGCCGCATGCGCGGCGACCAGGATTTCACGGATATGGTCTATGACATCTGGATCAGCGAGGCCTCCGAAGAAGACAGAAAAGCCGCGTTCGACAAACTCGGCTCCCGCATCAAGCGATACAAAACCGGGTATGAAAAGACAAAATCCCTGGATGAAAAACTCTTTGGGGAAAACTATGAAGCCTGA
- the yefM gene encoding YoeB-YefM toxin-antitoxin system antitoxin YefM, whose product MKAISYSNARQSLAKTMAQVCEDHSPVIITRKNNSSVVMMSLEDYEALQETAYLLRSPENARRLFEAIAELERGHGTERDLIE is encoded by the coding sequence ATGAAAGCCATTTCTTATTCAAATGCCCGACAGTCCCTGGCCAAAACAATGGCGCAGGTCTGTGAAGATCATTCCCCGGTTATCATCACCCGTAAAAACAATAGCTCGGTGGTGATGATGTCGCTCGAAGATTACGAGGCTCTGCAGGAAACGGCGTATCTTTTACGCTCGCCGGAGAATGCAAGACGGCTTTTTGAAGCTATTGCTGAACTCGAACGGGGGCATGGCACAGAAAGAGATCTTATTGAGTGA
- a CDS encoding Txe/YoeB family addiction module toxin codes for MKLIFSENAWQDYLYWQKNDKQTLKRINKLIKATQSDPFSGIGKPEPLKHAMAGYWSRRINEEHRYVYKPLKDALLIVQLRYHY; via the coding sequence GTGAAGCTGATCTTTTCTGAAAATGCCTGGCAAGATTACCTGTATTGGCAAAAAAACGACAAACAAACCCTTAAAAGGATCAATAAGCTGATCAAAGCCACCCAAAGTGACCCATTTTCAGGCATCGGAAAGCCGGAACCATTAAAACACGCCATGGCCGGTTACTGGTCACGCCGCATTAACGAGGAGCACCGCTACGTCTACAAACCCTTAAAAGATGCACTTCTCATCGTTCAACTGCGCTATCATTACTGA
- a CDS encoding nucleotidyl transferase AbiEii/AbiGii toxin family protein, whose translation MTGEINLECLLPGTRQVLKKLSTETDFLSDYVLAGGSALSVRLCHRFSEDLDFFTYADHFDKRDILEFCRGKNHEIINDDRNQLDLIFEGVKITFFNAKWDFITPENLSGLNIASLEQLAGMKVHTLFLRATYRDYYDLYVLSLKLSLSELYQNARMFLEGLNYKLFSMALIYVDDIADDDISHLKPAHSISKQQISDHFIYRLKE comes from the coding sequence ATGACAGGGGAAATAAACTTAGAATGCTTGCTTCCCGGGACGCGGCAGGTCCTTAAAAAGCTTTCAACAGAGACTGATTTTTTATCGGATTACGTGCTGGCAGGCGGCTCTGCTCTCTCCGTCCGGCTGTGTCATCGCTTCAGTGAGGATTTGGATTTTTTCACATATGCGGATCATTTTGATAAAAGGGATATTCTTGAATTTTGCCGGGGCAAGAACCATGAGATTATAAATGATGACCGCAATCAGCTGGACTTGATTTTTGAGGGCGTTAAAATCACATTTTTCAACGCAAAGTGGGATTTTATCACACCGGAAAACCTGTCCGGACTAAATATTGCGTCATTGGAGCAGCTTGCGGGCATGAAAGTGCATACGCTTTTTTTACGAGCAACCTACAGGGATTATTATGATCTTTATGTTTTGTCATTAAAACTGAGTCTGAGCGAACTTTACCAAAATGCCCGGATGTTTCTGGAAGGATTGAATTATAAACTTTTTTCCATGGCCTTAATATATGTGGACGATATCGCCGATGATGATATATCCCACCTGAAGCCGGCACACAGTATATCCAAGCAGCAGATCAGTGACCATTTTATTTACAGGTTAAAAGAATAG
- a CDS encoding plasmid stabilization protein, which produces MASITLRNIDESLKVSLRISAAENGRSMEEEARQILKHFLLRKKSDTGIGTLISNRFSIAGGVELPEMPRHTPRNLPGSNRDDVNDTA; this is translated from the coding sequence ATGGCAAGTATAACCCTGCGCAATATCGATGAGTCCTTAAAGGTCAGCCTGCGCATCAGCGCTGCTGAAAACGGCAGATCCATGGAAGAAGAAGCCAGGCAGATTCTTAAACATTTTCTTCTCCGAAAAAAAAGTGATACCGGCATCGGCACGCTCATATCCAATCGATTTTCAATTGCCGGAGGCGTGGAGCTGCCGGAAATGCCGCGTCATACCCCCCGAAACCTGCCGGGCAGCAACCGCGATGACGTAAATGATACTGCTTGA